The Malaclemys terrapin pileata isolate rMalTer1 chromosome 24, rMalTer1.hap1, whole genome shotgun sequence genome contains a region encoding:
- the LOC128828897 gene encoding relaxin-3 receptor 1-like, with protein sequence MRGRERALCGLIKTERCREIGSETWWKQRKAEPGASRGLEREGEESPGASTSMSEHNCCSTDEKLPAGGNRNISNHSLVDLVSFLPSDGTQATRIAIAIVYSAVCTLGMLGNLLVFFLLGSRHRRRMSSVTFFVLNLAVTDFQFVLTLPFWAVDMALDFSWPFGKVMCKLISSVSAMNMYASVFFLTAMSVARYCSVVSSLKADQGSSSRRLAKVASAIIWLFAALATLPHAIFSTTHRVSGDELCLVKFPELKDIDPQFLLGLYQTQKVLLGFVIPLAIISACYILLLRFLSKMRMSRSNPRTRSRVTKSVTIVVLSFFICWLPNQALTAWGIFIKFNLVPFTEAFYNTQAYIFPVTVCLAHTNSCLNPILYCLVRREFREALKGLLLKVTPSFSKRASKAHPRQGSALLARPAARELPEPQCCG encoded by the coding sequence ATGCGTGGCAGGGAGAGGGCTCTCTGCGGGCTGATCAAAACGGAGCGGTGCCGAGAGATCGgctcagaaacttggtggaagCAGCGAAAAGCAGAGCCCGGCGCGAGCCGTGGCTTGGAAAGGGAAGGCGAGGAGAGTCCAGGAGCAAGCACCAGCATGTCTGAGCACAACTGCTGCAGCACGGATGAGAAACTCCCGGCAGGAGGCAACAGGAATATCTCCAATCACAGCCTGGTGGACCTGGTCTCCTTCCTGCCTTCGGACGGCACCCAAGCCACCCGGATCGCTATCGCTATTGTCTACTCCGCCGTCTGCACCCTGGGGATGCTGGGCAACCTGCTGGTGTTCTTCCTCTTGGGCTCCAGGCACCGCCGGAGAATGTCCAGCGTGACTTTCTTCGTGCTCAACCTGGCGGTGACCGACTTCCAGTTTGTCCTGACCTTGCCCTTCTGGGCGGTGGACATGGCCCTGGATTTCAGCTGGCCCTTCGGCAAGGTCATGTGCAAGCTGATCTCCTCGGTCTCGGCCATGAATATGTACGCCAGCGTCTTCTTCCTCACTGCCATGAGCGTGGCCCGCTACTGCTCTGTGGTGTCGTCCCTCAAGGCCGACCAGGGCTCCTCCTCCAGGCGTCTGGCTAAGGTGGCCAGTGCCATCATCTGGCTCTTTGCCGCCTTAGCCACCTTGCCACACGCCATCTTCTCCACCACCCATAGGGTCTCCGGGGATGAGCTCTGCCTGGTGAAGTTCCCGGAGCTGAAAGACATCGACCCCCAGTTCCTGCTGGGCTTGTACCAGACCCAGAAGGTCCTGCTGGGCTTTGTCATCCCCTTGGCCATCATCTCGGCCTGCTACATCCTCCTCCTCCGGTTCCTGAGCAAGATGAGGATGAGCCGCAGCAACCCCAGGACGAGATCCCGGGTCACCAAGTCGGTCACCATCGTGGTGCTCTCCTTCTTCATCTGCTGGCTCCCCAACCAAGCCCTGACGGCCTGGGGCATCTTCATCAAATTCAACCTGGTGCCCTTCACTGAAGCCTTCTACAACACCCAGGCGTACATCTTCCCCGTCACCGTGTGCCTGGCTCACACCAACAGCTGCCTCAACCCCATCCTCTACTGCCTGGTGAGAAGGGAGTTCCGCGAGGCGCTGAAGGGACTCTTGCTCAAGGTAACCCCTTCCTTCAGCAAACGTGCCAGCAAAGCCCACCCCAGGCAGGGCTCAGCCCTGCTAGCCCGGCCAGCAGCGAGGGAACTGCCTGAACCTCAGTGCTGTGGGTGA